The Pirellulales bacterium sequence GCGTGGGATTTCGCCGTGCGGAATGGCTCGATCGAGCTCGTCGTAGTAGGGGTCCATCCGCTCGGTGCGAAAGAAGTCGACCCCGGTGCGGTCGCGCCAGTCGTCCCAGGCGAGATCGTCGAAGCGGTCGAGATCGGCCTGATTCACCACCGATGTGCCACCGAGACACTTGCCGCGGAGAAAGCCGAAGCGTGCGTCGCGGCTGACTTCGAGCCCGCCCCCCCAGAACATCTGCGTCGAGTAGCCCAACTCGCCCGGGGGAAAGCTATGCCGGTCGAAGGCTCGGCCGGCCTCGATGAGGACGCACTTTGCGCCGCCGGCGGTCAGCTCGTAAGCCATGCGCCCCCCGGAGGCGCCGGAGCCGATGATGGCAAAGTCGTACATCGCGCGATCTCTGCGAGCCAGGTGGCTGGAAACGAGATCACGCGAGTGTGGACGACGCGCCGCGGGACGTCAAGCGTGCCGGCGGCGATTACATGACCGCAAAATAATTCGCCACGGCGAAGTCGAAATTCTCGCGGGTCATCTCGGCCGATTGCCCCTGGTAGTAGCAGAAATTCTTCACCTGCAAGAGCAAGTCGCGGGGCTGGCAACAGCGGAACGGCCGCCGCACGGACTTGTAGTGCTTCTCGATCAAGTAGTCGACGGCGTCCTCGCGATGCACGAAACCCAGCTTGGGAGACATGATGCGGAACAGCTCGCGGAACTCCTCTTCGCTGGGATCGGGGACGTCGATCTTGTACGGAATACGCCTCAAGAACGCGTCGTCGACGAGATCCTTCGGCTCCAGGTTCGTCGAGAAGATGATCAATTGATCGAAGGGGACCTGAATCTTCTTGCCGTTGGCCAGATTCAGGAAGTCGTAGCGTTTCTCGAGCGGCACGATCCAGCGATTCAACAGCTCGTCGGTACGGATGCGCTGGCGGCCGAAGTCGTCGATTACCAGGGTGCCGCAGTTGCTCTTGAGCTGCAGTGGCGCCTCGCTGATGCGAGTCGTCGTGTTCATGGAGATCTCGAGATTCTCCATCTGCAACTCACCGCCGACGACGATCGTCGGACGGCGAATGCGAATCCAACGTTTATCGATGCGGCGATTGTCGAGCAGACCGTCGGTCGATTCGAGCGGAACGGCCTCGTGATTGCTGGGATCGAAGAGGCGAATGATCTCGCCGTCGACCCCCAGGGCGCGCGGAACCCAGATCGTCTGTCCGAACGACTTCGTCACGCGCTCGGCGATGCTCGTCTTGCCGTTGCCCGGCGCGCCGTACAAGAATAAGCCGCGGCCCGAGTTGATGGCCGGGCCCAGACGATTGAGCATGCTCTGGTTCAAGAGCAAGTCGGCAAAGGCGCGGCGCAGGTCATCGACCGTGGGATGCTGATTCGTGATCGTCTGGGCCGAAACGCTGGCGATGTAGTCGCTCAACGTCACGGGGGCGGCGCCGAAGTAGGTACAGTGCTCGTAGTGGCGCCGGGCCCGCTCGCGGCCGGTCTCGGTGATCTGGTAAAGGTAGTCGTTCACCTCGGCGGCGGCCTTGTAAACGACCAGTTGGTCGGTCTTCATCTGCCGCAGGAGCGTCTCGATCATCTTGAAGGGAAGCTTGACCTGCACGGCGATCGAACGTCCCGTGCTTTCGCCGCGGTTCAACAGGAACTTCAAGATCAGCGATTCGACTTCGGTCTCGGTGAGCCCCGACTCGGCGAGCGAGGTCGGTTCGATGGGAAAGAAGACGCCATTGGCATCCACCCCCTGGCCGTCGGCCGAGCTGTCACTGGTACCGGCGCGCTGTCCGCCCGTCAGGTTCGAAATGCGATGGCACAACTGCTCGAGCGTGCGATCGGCTTCGTCGCGTGCCGATGGTGTGGACGGAGCCTGGGACGCCGGGGGCGGGGCAGGGGGGGCGGGGGCTGCTACGGCCAGATCATGCTCGGGGCGCGTTACCGAAATCGAGGACCAGGGATCCGATCCATCCTGTGGATTGGCGATGCCCGCCAGGCGAGCCAGGAGATTGTCTTGCGTGGTGTCGGACATGGAGAAACTCGGCACGAAGTGAAGGCGCAGCCTGGTCCAGGAGACCACAAGGCAATGCAAACCTAGGTCACCCCGGAAGGAGCGTCAAACCACCGCGACTGGCGCAGAAATGCCGATAAAAGGGGCAAGCTCGGTGTCGCGCAGCGACAAGAGGATCGTTTCGACCGGACCGGCGCTGTGGTGAGGCTGCACTGCTGAAAGGTGCCTGCCCGATCGACCCTCTGGTTGCTGCGCAACACCGACGACGGTGCGACTCGAATGTGTTGTCGTGCGCGACGTCGCGCCGCACCATCGTCTGCCACCCGGCTGGGGAACCCGAACTTCTGGTTTTGACAATGCACTATCAGGCTGCTGAAAAAGTCAGCAGCCTGATAGGATCGCCTGGATGCGATCACAAAATAGCGACGGAAGTCGTTCTTTTGCGAGCGGTGCGGAGTTCAACTCCGCACTTCGCGAGGCTGAAAAAGGCCACGACGGACCTTTTTCAGCAGCCTGCTAGCCGAGATCGACATCGCCGAACGGGTCAAAGAGGGAATTGTCTTCGAGTTCCAGCTTCTTCGTCATGCCGACGCCGATCAGGCGCAACAGCTCGACACTGGGGCTACCCCCCAGGGTGCCGATCTGGGCAAAGGCCTGATCGAAGGCACTGGCCGACGATCGCTGCTGGTTGGCAACCATGAGAGCCGCCTGCGAGGCCGAATCCGGCTGCAAAGGGCTGACCTCAGTGATCGGATGGGGATTGGGAGTCGAGGCCAGATACAAGGCACGCGAATAGTACACCGGCTTGAGCTTCTCGCCGAAGTTGTATTCTGTGCCGTGCTGCTCCGATCCCAAATCGACGACAAAGCGATCGTTTTGAGGATCGCCGACAATGCCGAGTGAGCCCGGTTGCTCGAGGCCATCGTCGTAGTTGCTCGGCTGGTCGGGCTGCTCGATCGTGTAACGGCCCGGCACCAGGTTGCCGAAGAAGTACGATCCGTCCGTCTTGCTCGTG is a genomic window containing:
- a CDS encoding AAA family ATPase, giving the protein MEPTSLAESGLTETEVESLILKFLLNRGESTGRSIAVQVKLPFKMIETLLRQMKTDQLVVYKAAAEVNDYLYQITETGRERARRHYEHCTYFGAAPVTLSDYIASVSAQTITNQHPTVDDLRRAFADLLLNQSMLNRLGPAINSGRGLFLYGAPGNGKTSIAERVTKSFGQTIWVPRALGVDGEIIRLFDPSNHEAVPLESTDGLLDNRRIDKRWIRIRRPTIVVGGELQMENLEISMNTTTRISEAPLQLKSNCGTLVIDDFGRQRIRTDELLNRWIVPLEKRYDFLNLANGKKIQVPFDQLIIFSTNLEPKDLVDDAFLRRIPYKIDVPDPSEEEFRELFRIMSPKLGFVHREDAVDYLIEKHYKSVRRPFRCCQPRDLLLQVKNFCYYQGQSAEMTRENFDFAVANYFAVM